From Candidatus Angelobacter sp.:
GGCCGCCCAAAACCCGAAGGTGAGCCTGTCTATCCGCGCGGACACGGACGCGCCCTTCGGCCAGATAGTCAAGGTGATGGACGCTGCGAAAGCCGCGGACATCAGAACCGTCAACGCTTTCACCAAATCTGTCGGACCACAGTGAAAGGCAGGTTTTTATGAAATATGGCGGGAACCAAATGCACCTTCGTTCATCTTAGGAACGTGGCCATACTCCATTATCACGCTCTTGGGTGGCGATTTTAAGGGCGGCCTTAGGACGAAAAACGACCAAATAACCATGAAAAGAACGATCCTTCCTCTCATCGCAGTTGGCTTGTTCGCTCTTAACCATACGTCATTCGCTGCCATTGAAAACTTCACTGTCAGCCTCGATGGGGCCCAGGATGGAGGTGGGGGCCGAACCGGATCAGGGTCAGGTACGCTGACGCTCGACACGACGGCAGACACACTGACCTTTAACAACATCGTTTGGTCCGGGTTATCGGCCGATTCGACCGCATCGCACATTCACGGCCCAGCGGCCGCCGGAGTGAACACCGGTGTAATTTATTTTTTGAGTTCACCACAACCTTTCACAACAACGGGGGCCGGTATCAGGTCTGGCACCATTTCCGGCACGATGAATCTGACGGATCCCACCCAAAATGGCGTCGCCTATCCGGTTGCCAATCAGATCGCCGACCTGGAAAACGGGCTTTGGTACATCAACGTCCACTCGACGGCTTTCCCCGGTGGTGAAATCCGAGGGCAGATTCTGCCTGTTCCCGAACCCTCGACGCTGGCTTTGCTCGGTTTGGGCGTGGGGGCGCTTGTCTGGCGGCAGCGCCGGAAGAGTTAACGGTTCTTCTGGAAGCGACAAACGCCGGCCTGAAGGGGCCGGCGTTTTTGTTTAACCAAGGGGCCGGGAACGGCGCTCAGGACGATTTCTTTTTCCCGAAGAGATTTGACCAGACAGATTTCGATTCAGTCTGTCGTTGCTGCACCTTCAACTGGCCGAGGATGGACTGCAGCCCGATGTAAATTTTGTGCCATTGGTTTTCCAGGTTACGAAAGGCGCCATCATTGAGTTCGCTCAAAAAGCGGAGTGACGTGGCGCCACCCAGCAGCGCATGAACCTCGTCCTTGGTCGGATTGCTGAATTCCACCGCGGAAATAATCATCTCGAGCTCCTGCGCGAGCACGCTCTTGACCTCCAGAAACTGGTTCTCGTCCTCCTGGCCGAACTTTTTGGTGCGCGCCAGGCTCAGATAGTGATTGAACTGTTTCCAGCACTCCAAATAGTTTTCGATTTGGACGATCAGTTCGTCCAGTTTCTTGTGTTCCATAAGGTAGTTTGGTTGGCCATTATTTTTGCCCCAACGACCGCGGAGCAAGGAAAATAATCGCCCCGCCGCGCAACTCGCGCGCGGTCAGTCTGAGCGCCGCATAGTCGGCGATCAACTCGGTCAAGGGAACGCGTGCATCGC
This genomic window contains:
- a CDS encoding CHRD domain-containing protein — translated: MGGDFKGGLRTKNDQITMKRTILPLIAVGLFALNHTSFAAIENFTVSLDGAQDGGGGRTGSGSGTLTLDTTADTLTFNNIVWSGLSADSTASHIHGPAAAGVNTGVIYFLSSPQPFTTTGAGIRSGTISGTMNLTDPTQNGVAYPVANQIADLENGLWYINVHSTAFPGGEIRGQILPVPEPSTLALLGLGVGALVWRQRRKS